One window of Streptomyces sp. SUK 48 genomic DNA carries:
- a CDS encoding cellulose binding domain-containing protein has translation MPFRRRTARRRTDGPRGPLAVMASAALALAAALVPLATSASAGAAAAGDTTVTVDANAGLGTVTSTALGANTAVWDAYMNDPGVAPLYRAAGIGALRYPGGSYADLYHWADNTAPGGYVAPGTDFDSFMGTVKASGAQPILIANYGSGTAQEAADWVRYANITKGYGARYWEIGNELYGNGVYGSGWENDTHADKTPDQYAREVESYAAAMKAVDPTVKIGAVLTMPGNWPDGSVAAGDTGDWNHTVLAAVAHDIDFVSVHWYPNTSDGDQSLAAVRQLPGELHEVRDLVDRYAGADSAHIGIAMTEVNSNSGSGAFTSRPNGLFAAEAMMTALENGVFTVDWWDTHNSAGSIGTVGGETDYGDMGMLSNGSCSGGVCEPAVNTPFAPYYGIETLGALSDPGDTMVASAASGSEVSAHAVLRSDGDLGLLLLNRSAGTEHTVDLRYQGFTAGSGAPGVQRWAPGDDGLVDETGTATAGSVTLAPYSVTVLTLHPQSGTGSAAVGAPGTPRTTAVGAHTATLSWPAATGAVDRYEVYEQLGTGIQLLGSSTGTSVTLSNLPPGSRHTVNVLARDQAGRLSRPSAPLTFTTGTPDDSTCTVSYQVTSGWGNGFVSDVVVSNVGSTDIKGWTLTFDWPSAGQSVSSSWNANVTGDGRHVHVTSTDSNAELAPHGGTSATFGFVGANDGANPSPTSFTLNGTVCRTLS, from the coding sequence CCGTTCCGCAGGAGAACAGCCCGCAGGAGAACGGACGGGCCGCGCGGCCCGCTCGCCGTCATGGCCTCGGCCGCCCTGGCCCTGGCGGCCGCGCTCGTGCCGCTCGCCACGTCCGCCTCCGCCGGCGCGGCCGCCGCCGGCGACACCACGGTCACGGTCGACGCGAACGCGGGTCTGGGCACGGTCACGTCCACCGCGCTCGGCGCCAACACCGCGGTCTGGGACGCGTACATGAACGACCCCGGGGTGGCCCCCCTCTACCGGGCCGCGGGGATCGGCGCACTGCGCTACCCGGGCGGCTCCTACGCCGACCTCTACCACTGGGCCGACAACACCGCGCCCGGCGGCTACGTCGCCCCCGGCACCGACTTCGACTCCTTCATGGGCACCGTGAAGGCATCCGGCGCCCAGCCGATCCTGATCGCCAACTACGGCTCCGGGACCGCCCAGGAGGCCGCCGACTGGGTCCGGTACGCGAACATCACCAAGGGCTACGGCGCCAGGTACTGGGAGATCGGCAACGAGCTGTACGGCAACGGCGTCTACGGCAGCGGCTGGGAGAACGACACGCACGCCGACAAGACCCCGGACCAGTACGCCCGCGAGGTCGAGTCCTACGCCGCCGCCATGAAGGCGGTCGACCCCACCGTCAAGATCGGCGCGGTCCTCACCATGCCCGGCAACTGGCCCGACGGCTCGGTGGCCGCGGGCGACACCGGCGACTGGAACCACACCGTCCTCGCCGCCGTCGCCCACGACATCGACTTCGTCAGCGTCCACTGGTACCCGAACACCAGCGACGGTGACCAGTCGCTGGCCGCCGTACGGCAGTTGCCCGGCGAGCTGCACGAGGTGCGCGACCTGGTGGACCGGTACGCGGGCGCCGACTCCGCGCACATCGGCATCGCGATGACCGAGGTGAACTCCAACTCCGGCTCCGGCGCCTTCACCAGCCGCCCCAACGGCCTGTTCGCCGCCGAGGCCATGATGACCGCGCTGGAGAACGGCGTGTTCACCGTGGACTGGTGGGACACCCACAACAGCGCGGGCAGCATCGGCACCGTGGGCGGCGAGACCGACTACGGCGACATGGGCATGCTGTCGAACGGCAGTTGCTCCGGCGGCGTCTGCGAGCCCGCCGTGAACACCCCCTTCGCGCCGTACTACGGCATCGAGACGCTCGGCGCGCTCAGCGACCCCGGCGACACCATGGTGGCCTCCGCCGCCTCCGGCTCCGAGGTCTCCGCGCACGCGGTGCTGCGGTCCGACGGCGACCTCGGGCTCCTGCTGCTGAACAGGAGCGCCGGCACCGAACACACCGTGGACCTGCGGTACCAGGGCTTCACCGCCGGCTCCGGCGCCCCCGGGGTCCAGCGCTGGGCACCCGGGGACGACGGCCTGGTGGACGAGACCGGCACCGCCACGGCCGGATCGGTGACCCTCGCGCCGTACTCCGTCACCGTGCTGACCCTGCACCCGCAGAGCGGCACGGGCTCCGCCGCCGTCGGCGCCCCCGGCACCCCACGGACCACCGCGGTCGGCGCCCACACCGCCACCCTGAGCTGGCCGGCCGCGACCGGCGCGGTGGACCGGTACGAGGTCTACGAGCAGCTCGGCACCGGCATCCAGCTGCTCGGCTCGTCCACCGGCACCTCCGTCACGCTCTCCAACCTGCCGCCCGGCTCCCGGCACACCGTCAATGTGCTGGCCCGCGACCAGGCGGGACGTCTCTCCCGGCCCTCCGCCCCGCTGACCTTCACCACCGGCACCCCGGACGACAGCACCTGCACCGTCTCGTACCAGGTGACCTCCGGATGGGGCAACGGCTTCGTCTCCGACGTGGTGGTGAGCAACGTCGGCTCTACGGACATCAAGGGCTGGACCCTGACCTTCGACTGGCCGTCGGCCGGGCAGTCGGTCTCCTCCTCGTGGAACGCGAACGTCACCGGCGACGGGCGGCACGTCCATGTGACCAGCACCGACTCCAACGCCGAACTCGCCCCGCACGGCGGCACCTCCGCCACCTTCGGCTTCGTCGGCGCCAACGATGGTGCCAACCCCTCCCCGACGTCCTTCAC